In Moorella sp. Hama-1, a single genomic region encodes these proteins:
- a CDS encoding molybdopterin-dependent oxidoreductase — translation MKQKLKLTRRQFLKASAAAAALAGTAGATRYFIPKAGATGTRANKEVQYVRTTCSPNCTLACGIRAMVVDGQIKALLPSNDYPEPEYGPRGCLRGLSFTNLIYGPDRVKKPLIRTGDRGKGEFKEVSWEEALDYTAGRLKEIAAKYGPESIGFIFQVGGTGHVQKGAWIALATLAGWSLIHPYDQNGDLPMFWPMTFGVQSEELEPLEWLNSRYIAIFGSNVLVTRLIDADLLIKARNNGARVVVFDPNYSPTAAKADEWVQLKPSSDAALALGIARIIVAEKLYDVDFIKTFTDLPLLVRLDTHKRLRAQEVRGLEPPPGLPAYREAFVAYNGRPLAVHPEKLDLPADVLLEGEVEVELRDGQRVTAKPIFQLLQEQLGRYTPAYVAQETGVPAATVVRLGREMALAKPLNVIYGASNYQWYHGDLKGRALALLPVLTGNIGKPGAGISTYAGQYKIRFDVQDWWFPKAPRWVPWLYILHGPTTSMTAPWPRNSLKALIYGWGNPLDQHNMADRLRQMALKNELELIVGLDFSLTTSCRYSDVVFPAATWYEKTELVTTPLHPYIQLQQPAIKPLYESHSELWMARELARRLNPEFEAHFFPGQEENQAAEKAIELLLAKGGPPVAGITLEQLKKGPVRVHSEAPGDRQIPFYEQVQFKKPFPPVSRPAALAATARFVKSGRIEFYKEEDTFIQLGETLPVHKPPFNESEYALNPQVKGKYQFAYITRNSLYRVHSTHSNNIWMNELQDYRPRVFLNPEDAAAKGIKEGDMVEVYNDRGRVRGYVALDPGQGRQVVVFEQGWWSRYLDGNFYNSLTYPFIKPTHEVYFTPGIWAPNTAWNEALCDVRKVGEGQ, via the coding sequence ATGAAACAGAAGCTTAAACTCACCCGGCGCCAGTTTTTAAAGGCGTCGGCGGCCGCCGCCGCCCTGGCGGGTACGGCGGGGGCTACGAGATATTTTATTCCGAAAGCCGGGGCTACAGGTACGAGGGCGAACAAAGAAGTTCAATACGTCCGCACCACCTGCTCGCCCAACTGCACCCTGGCCTGCGGCATCCGCGCCATGGTGGTGGACGGGCAAATCAAGGCCCTTCTACCGTCCAACGACTACCCGGAGCCGGAATACGGCCCCCGGGGTTGCCTGCGGGGGCTCTCCTTCACCAACCTCATCTACGGTCCTGACCGCGTTAAAAAACCTTTAATTAGGACCGGGGACCGGGGTAAGGGTGAATTCAAGGAGGTCTCCTGGGAAGAGGCCCTGGACTATACCGCCGGCCGCCTGAAAGAAATTGCCGCCAAATACGGTCCCGAGAGCATCGGCTTTATCTTCCAGGTGGGCGGCACCGGCCACGTCCAGAAGGGCGCCTGGATCGCCCTCGCCACCCTGGCGGGCTGGAGCCTCATCCACCCCTACGACCAGAACGGCGACCTGCCTATGTTCTGGCCCATGACCTTCGGCGTCCAGTCGGAGGAACTGGAACCCCTGGAGTGGCTCAACTCCCGCTATATCGCCATTTTTGGCTCCAACGTCCTGGTGACCCGGCTGATTGATGCTGATCTGCTGATCAAAGCCCGGAATAACGGCGCCCGGGTGGTCGTCTTTGACCCCAACTATTCGCCCACGGCCGCCAAGGCCGACGAGTGGGTGCAGCTTAAACCCAGCAGCGACGCTGCCCTGGCCTTAGGTATTGCCCGGATAATCGTGGCGGAGAAGCTTTACGACGTTGATTTTATCAAGACCTTTACCGACCTGCCCCTCCTGGTGCGCCTGGATACCCATAAGCGCCTGCGGGCGCAGGAGGTCCGGGGGCTGGAGCCGCCGCCGGGCTTGCCGGCCTACCGGGAGGCCTTTGTCGCCTATAACGGCCGGCCCCTGGCCGTGCACCCGGAAAAATTGGACCTCCCCGCCGACGTCCTCCTGGAGGGGGAAGTAGAGGTCGAGCTCCGGGACGGGCAGAGGGTTACAGCCAAGCCCATCTTCCAGCTCCTCCAGGAGCAACTAGGCCGCTACACCCCGGCTTATGTGGCCCAGGAGACAGGGGTGCCCGCGGCGACGGTGGTCCGCCTGGGCCGGGAGATGGCACTAGCGAAGCCCTTGAACGTCATTTACGGTGCCAGCAATTACCAGTGGTACCACGGCGACCTGAAGGGCCGCGCCCTGGCCCTGCTGCCCGTTTTAACCGGCAATATCGGTAAACCGGGGGCGGGGATCTCCACTTACGCCGGCCAGTACAAGATCCGCTTTGACGTCCAGGACTGGTGGTTCCCCAAGGCCCCCCGCTGGGTGCCGTGGCTCTATATCCTCCACGGCCCGACTACCAGTATGACGGCGCCCTGGCCCCGGAACAGCCTCAAGGCCCTGATCTACGGCTGGGGCAACCCCCTGGACCAGCACAATATGGCCGACAGGTTGCGGCAAATGGCCCTGAAGAACGAACTGGAATTAATCGTCGGCCTGGACTTCTCCCTGACCACCAGCTGCCGCTACAGCGACGTCGTCTTCCCGGCAGCCACCTGGTACGAGAAGACCGAGCTGGTCACTACGCCCCTGCACCCCTATATACAGCTGCAGCAGCCGGCCATTAAACCCCTTTATGAGTCCCACTCCGAGCTGTGGATGGCCCGGGAACTCGCCCGGAGGCTGAATCCGGAGTTCGAGGCGCACTTCTTCCCCGGCCAGGAGGAGAACCAGGCCGCCGAAAAAGCCATCGAGTTGCTGCTGGCCAAAGGCGGGCCGCCGGTGGCCGGGATCACCCTGGAACAGCTTAAAAAAGGGCCGGTGCGGGTGCATAGTGAAGCCCCGGGTGACCGGCAGATCCCCTTTTACGAGCAGGTGCAGTTTAAAAAACCCTTTCCCCCAGTCAGCCGGCCGGCGGCCCTGGCGGCGACGGCCCGTTTCGTCAAGAGCGGGCGCATCGAGTTTTACAAAGAAGAGGATACCTTTATCCAGCTGGGCGAAACCCTGCCGGTGCACAAACCGCCCTTTAATGAGAGTGAGTATGCCTTGAACCCGCAGGTCAAGGGTAAATACCAGTTCGCCTATATTACCCGCAACTCCCTCTACCGGGTCCATTCCACCCACTCCAACAATATCTGGATGAACGAACTCCAGGACTACCGGCCGCGGGTTTTCTTAAACCCGGAGGACGCCGCTGCCAAAGGAATTAAGGAAGGGGATATGGTGGAGGTTTACAATGACCGCGGCCGGGTGCGGGGCTACGTCGCCCTGGACCCGGGCCAGGGGCGGCAGGTCGTCGTCTTTGAGCAGGGGTGGTGGAGCAGGTACCTCGATGGGAACTTCTATAATTCCCTGACCTACCCCTTTATCAAACCTACCCACGAGGTCTACTTTACCCCCGGTATCTGGGCCCCCAACACGGCCTGGAACGAGGCCCTGTGTGATGTGCGAAAGGTTGGTGAAGGGCAATGA
- a CDS encoding molybdopterin oxidoreductase family protein yields the protein MAPAELQQGIINLFRDQGEAVVDRWVATTCGYCGTGCGLYLGVKDGRAVAVKPDAAAPVNRGHLCLKGLYEWKALHHPERATVPLRRQGKEMHPVTWERALEEVAQRLREALATGGPEATGIYHGGQLTLEEYYAIHKLAKGVLGTPNIDANTRLCMASTVSGYIRSFGVDAPPGCYEDLDVSPLIFIFGANPAEMHPQLWQRILRNRKLNGAQIVVADPRLTLPARVADLHLRLRCGSNIPLLYGLINILIKENMLDRDFIRRATTGLEELARAAAAYPPERVAGLTGVPAADIVAAARLFGQSPSAVTVFCQGVNQSSQAVETVALINSLHLITGKIGRPGSAPFSLTGQASALSMREIGGGSTLPGFRNPENPAHRCQVANYWGIPEDRLPRRVNDINRMLELVEDGRLKVLWVIGTNPAVSLPDLGFSRRQLEKVFLIVQDVFYPMETAAFADLFLPGAGWGEKTGVITNSERRLNLVRRAVDPPGEARDDLAIVSHVARYLGVGGLFAWQGPEDAFRELRELTRGRPNDMTGVDYALLERLGGVQWPCPEGARGTPRLYTAGVFPTRSEEAQGYGEFNHPEGRARLWAVPYAPPPEVPDGEFPFRLNTGRIIEHYHTRTKTKRIPELQALVAGAYVEINPHDAARLKVAEGEVVRVVSRRGWIEVPARLTDVVAPGELFVPFHFGDLDPGEGGRQQAANHLTGRNVDPLSGQPLAKAGVCRLEKLVANGD from the coding sequence ATGGCACCGGCAGAGTTACAACAGGGCATAATCAATCTTTTCCGGGACCAGGGGGAAGCAGTCGTGGACCGCTGGGTGGCTACCACCTGCGGTTATTGCGGTACCGGCTGCGGCCTGTACCTCGGGGTGAAAGACGGCCGGGCGGTGGCCGTAAAGCCTGACGCCGCCGCGCCGGTAAATAGAGGCCACCTGTGCCTTAAGGGCCTTTATGAGTGGAAAGCCCTGCACCACCCGGAGCGGGCGACGGTACCCCTCCGCCGCCAGGGTAAGGAGATGCACCCCGTAACCTGGGAAAGGGCTCTGGAGGAGGTGGCGCAGCGCCTCCGGGAAGCCCTGGCAACCGGCGGGCCGGAAGCCACCGGCATTTACCACGGCGGCCAGCTGACCCTGGAGGAATACTACGCCATCCACAAGCTGGCCAAGGGTGTACTGGGTACGCCCAATATCGACGCCAATACCCGCCTCTGTATGGCCTCTACAGTGAGCGGCTATATCCGCTCCTTTGGTGTGGACGCTCCCCCGGGGTGCTACGAGGACCTGGACGTCAGCCCCCTGATCTTTATCTTTGGTGCCAACCCGGCCGAAATGCACCCCCAGCTCTGGCAGCGTATCTTACGTAACCGGAAACTCAACGGCGCCCAAATCGTGGTGGCCGACCCGCGCCTTACCCTGCCGGCCCGGGTGGCCGACCTCCACCTGCGGCTGCGCTGCGGCAGCAATATTCCCCTGCTGTACGGCTTGATCAATATTTTGATTAAGGAAAACATGCTTGACCGGGACTTCATCCGGCGGGCGACGACAGGCTTGGAGGAACTGGCCCGGGCGGCGGCCGCCTACCCGCCGGAGCGGGTGGCCGGCCTTACCGGCGTGCCGGCGGCGGATATTGTGGCTGCCGCCCGCCTCTTCGGCCAATCCCCCAGCGCCGTCACCGTTTTTTGCCAGGGGGTTAACCAGAGCAGCCAGGCGGTTGAGACGGTAGCTTTGATTAACTCCCTGCACCTCATCACCGGTAAAATCGGCCGGCCAGGTTCGGCGCCCTTTTCCCTTACCGGCCAGGCTTCGGCCCTTAGTATGCGGGAGATAGGCGGTGGCAGCACCCTGCCCGGCTTCCGTAACCCGGAGAATCCTGCCCATCGCTGCCAGGTGGCCAACTACTGGGGTATCCCGGAAGACCGGTTGCCCCGCCGGGTCAACGACATCAACCGCATGCTGGAGCTGGTGGAAGACGGCAGGCTGAAGGTCCTGTGGGTTATCGGCACCAACCCGGCCGTCTCCCTGCCGGATCTGGGCTTCAGCCGCCGCCAACTGGAAAAGGTTTTTTTAATTGTCCAGGACGTCTTTTATCCCATGGAGACGGCGGCCTTTGCCGATCTTTTCCTCCCCGGCGCCGGCTGGGGCGAGAAGACAGGGGTGATTACCAACTCCGAGCGGCGCCTGAACCTGGTCCGCCGGGCCGTGGACCCGCCAGGAGAGGCGCGGGACGACCTGGCCATCGTCAGCCATGTGGCCCGTTACCTGGGTGTAGGGGGCCTCTTTGCCTGGCAGGGCCCGGAGGATGCCTTCCGGGAATTACGGGAGCTCACCCGCGGCCGGCCCAACGACATGACAGGGGTAGATTATGCCCTGCTGGAACGCCTGGGGGGCGTGCAGTGGCCCTGCCCGGAGGGTGCCCGGGGAACGCCGCGGCTCTATACCGCCGGTGTTTTTCCCACCCGGTCGGAAGAAGCCCAGGGTTACGGCGAGTTCAATCACCCGGAGGGCAGGGCGCGCCTCTGGGCTGTTCCTTATGCACCGCCGCCGGAAGTTCCTGACGGGGAATTTCCCTTCCGGCTCAATACCGGGCGGATTATCGAACATTACCATACCCGGACCAAGACCAAACGTATACCGGAACTCCAGGCCCTGGTAGCGGGGGCCTATGTGGAAATTAATCCGCACGACGCGGCGCGTTTAAAAGTAGCTGAGGGCGAGGTGGTCCGGGTAGTGTCCCGCCGGGGCTGGATTGAGGTACCGGCCAGGCTGACAGATGTAGTAGCGCCCGGGGAACTCTTTGTGCCCTTCCACTTTGGCGACCTGGACCCGGGTGAAGGAGGGCGGCAGCAGGCGGCCAACCACTTGACCGGCCGTAACGTCGACCCCCTCTCCGGCCAACCCCTGGCCAAGGCCGGGGTATGCCGCCTTGAGAAGTTGGTGGCAAACGGAGATTGA